The genomic window TGGCATTGGGACTTCAAATGTTTAAGCAGAAAGGCTTGCTTCTCTCGTCCTTTTGTAAAAATCTTTGTGACTATGATATGCCTGCCAAGCTCGCATGATCAAAGATCAAACTATAATGACGAGAAAATAAATCACAAGCCCTGACGTAAAGGCATCAAATCGatcatttttgatattttaaaagcCTATAGCATGATATGTACTCGTAAAACAAGATAGACAGCATCCACCGATTCTATCAAGAAACTCAAGACAAACGCAGAGCCCTACCGATGGCATCCGTCCAACAGCGTATgatcatggaaaaaaaaaatatataattaactacAATTCCAAGAATCAAGATTAAAAAGAAAGAACGAATGCCCCTCCAAAATTCATCTGATCACACACAAGCTTTAATCCAGAATACGTCAATCAACAGAAACACATTACCTTTTCTTGATGTCAACTTGAAGTCACTACGATTAGAGAAATCGAAGGCAAGAAAAGGCAGTGCACCATCAGATTCCGCGACCCATCACGCAAGAAGAGGTGAAACATTTCGCAAGAACCGGAAGCAAGAGGAAAAGGATCGAGCAGGAGGCATTACCTGAGACTCATGGTCAGCGATGGGGGAAAAACCGGCGGCCGGAGGGGAAAGAGAGGACGGTGAGTCGGCAAGAAGACGGGAGAGCTTGTCCGCCACCTTGTCCCTCCATGAGAGCATGTTTCTAGCGGCGACGTAGAGATATCGGAACCCTAGCCCTGGTCTTAGAAACCCTAGATCTCGTGAAGCGTACGGAGGGGGCGAGGCCTCTGTCTCTCTCTCACACTCGCTGGCCCGCTCGCTGCGCTTCGGTTGGGAGTTTGCACCGACGGACGGTGTTTTTATGGTGCTTCAAAGCGCGGAGGGGAGCATCGGACATAGCGGCAGAAGGTGGGAGTCGTGCGTGAAATATCAAACGGATGGATGTGATTGGCTGACCTCCAAGACGTCATCCcgtttcttttatatatatatcaacaaaataaaaattttgtttgTGCAAAACTCACCGTCCATTATTTGGATAAACAAAAATTAATTTAGAGACTCAGACTATATGggcaaataaaatttaatttcatatacaTAAAATTTGACCAAATAATTAGAGAAGGCAGATGATTAATATTGCATTCTCccatttataataaataattaataataaaaaatatatctttttatttttttaaaaaataattaaaattatgtcCTCACATTCTAAATAAATGATTAATATGAAGCGGGATGTTCTCTATTTAAATTCTTCTCCTATTCCATATTGAACCAAACATTCAACGCTCGTAAAAAAAACAAAatcaatttttattattaaaaataaatcattaatgcCGAGAGACATATCCGCTACTAAAATTCCTCTTACATGCCACATTGAATCAAATTTTCAAtgcctatcaaaaaaaaatataaagttaGTTTTTATCGTTGTCAACACTTTCAAACATGTGAAATATATAGAAAATACACTACCTCACATAATAGTTTTTACTCATGAAGTTAAATTTCAGCTAAAATGATAACAatataatttttagttcatataaagtacattcaaaataatttcaatatCTGATCTATTTTTGTTAAGTTTCTAAATTATATTATGTACttctatattataataaatttttgatatggtaaactataatatatttattataatccATTAGTAAAATATCATGATAATTCTTATTTAGTATAATATTTTGATATGATAACGTGTATAtggtaattaataatatattatactattcaTCATATATCAATTATATTTAGATAATTAGGTAAAATTTGGTaccatattatataaatataaaaaatccaAAAACTATTGTACTAATGGTAATAGAATATAAATATATCGATagatatagtaaaaattatagtCATACTATATTATCCAatcatttatttattattgttgttataaatgtataattttttaaaaaatattcaaaacacCTAAAATTCTATTTGCCTATAATTATTTATTGTAGACATTATCTCTATGAGATGATTCAtctaataaaaagtataatattaTTGGAGAATAGCTAAAGTATATATTACAAGTTTAAAACCATAAAATAGATGTAATAAGGCAAAGTCAGAAGATAGAAATCGATAATGCACCAAATCAATTATAGAATGGTATAGTAACTAAAAACAAAATGAAATCAAAGGAATAGCTCATGGAGCTAaaagaaaattaaatataagatggTGAACAAATAAGTCAAAAAGTGGATTAATTTGGATGATACTttgtaattttaaatataaagcaCTATACAAATCAAACAACATAttccaataaaaaatatttttagtcttcAATAAAGAGTGAAAAAAAATGGAAAcaagaatttgaaaataaaaacaattcatatacatacaatttgaaatggaaaatcattaattttaatcaaGCAAAATTATGGAGAAATAAATATCTATTTAGCAAAAAAATCATCCAAATTAgtgtaaattataataaatattaagaaaatacttGAAGACCaaaatccaaaagaaaaatatcatGAGAAGTAAATATCTGTTTAGCAAAAAATTCATCCAAATTAGTATAAATTATAGTAAACCTTAAGAAaatacttgaagatgaaaataccaGCGAAAATATAATGCCTCAGAagtaaaaatcaaatttattggaattaggctaattaattttttctttgaaaatATGTAAAATGCATATGAAATAATGCCATTTTCTGGCATGTTTTTATtgaatatatcaaaaataaatatatctgaCATCAAGTATGTTATTATTATATACTAcaaaattagtaaaaaaaaagggaaaaaaaatataagttagTATATGTAATTACGCGAGGATTAGATATATCGATAGCCATGGGAGCGGGCTGACTTACAATAACCCTTGGTGGACCATGTTTCCTCCATGCACCGCCTGCCGAACGGCCAGGTGAGAATTTGCGTGTCCGTTGATCTCCAATCTCGGCCATTGGATTTGACCAAGCATTCCTGTAATTCACCCAGATTCAAAGGGCAAAAGAGGAGGGCGAGAGTATATAAGATGTGGTGCTGGAATCACCTCTTAGGGTTTCGGTGAGTGCGCGCTCGTGTTTCTTGCCCGCCGCCAAGCCGACCTCAGAAGGGGCGACCGGGGAGAACACCGTTCCGGAATGGTAATTCTCTCTCGGTTCTCCGCTAACCCTAGTTCTGAACGTTGCCTTATCTTTTCTTGTATGGTTTGATGGCAGGGGAAGGGCACGGGGAGCTTTGGGAAGAGGAGGAACAAGACCCACACGCTCTGCGTCAGGTGCGGCCGCAGGAGTTTCCACCTCCAGAAGAGCCGTTGCGCCTCCTGCGGATACCCCGCCGCTCGAATCCGCAAGTGTAAGTGCTCTCGCCGATCCGATCTtgatcgcttttttttttttttttttgggcgtctttttaaaaattttccatGGATTCAAATAAATTGTTTTAATCAGAAATTCATTTAAGAAGATGGATTTGAGGGATTCTCTTTGCTGGAAAATAAATGAAATTTATCacgtaattctttttttttttatagtgctaGTTTTTGATAAATTTCTGTAAGTCGTTATGCGTTGCTTGGAACATTGATGTGCTTTGCCTGTTTGCGcttacttgaattttttttaaaaatatttttggtatTGTTATAAAAATCGAGTGCCGTTTCTCTGTAATTTGCCCAGTAAATCGAATACTTTATTAGAAGAACAGGTATATGTGCGTACATCGCTTTAgatgttcattttttttcttccgaTAAGGGGTCCTATCATTTGAAATGAAAActgtttttttcatttttttttaaattttactttATTCCATGTGGACATGTCTAAGGAAAAAGATAAATGAGGAAGCAGTTAATCATTTATTGATGATCTGTTTTGGTGCAGTATTGTTGATCACTAAAGTGGTAACTcgtactacaaattatgcaaaaaaATAGTGCAACAAACTACTCTGTTGAGTGATGAATGATCAATATTAAATTGGAAGTTAACATGTTAGTGGAGTCTTGGAATGCTTATGAAGGATGCTGCTGCTGGGATTCCTGGGGTTAAGGAAATCCTTTGCAGTGTCGATTGGAGAGAAGGTGGTAAGGAAGATGGAGGGGTGTGATGCAGGAATTGGAAAGAGGGGAGTACCAGATATAGATTGGAATGGGATGACAATCGTTGATAAGGGCTGCATTTTCACTCCAAGGCAGGGCTAATAGCTGCATCTCAACCTATGACCATCTTGGATGTAAGTTGAGATGCAGCACCACAGCATAAATTTGCACCTAAATTGGTCTAGTCATGGCTCAAGTAAAGACAACTGTATAGCATTGGTTGCTGAGCTGCAGTATGTGAATATCTAAAGTTTCTGTAGCTCTGATAATCAGCACCAAGAGCAAACTTGCACATCTGATAATCAGCAACCAAGAGCCAACTTGCGTATCTTTTGTATATGCATACATGATGCATGTTTTTTTCTTGtgatgtgtatatgtatgtatatatttgtattaCATGTGTGAGATGGacggccatttttttttttttttttcaatggttTAAAGTTTAAAGTATGTATTCAAGGTACTGATTCCACATTATGACAATAACGGCTGAATGTTTTAACCCTTGAATTGTCAGTTAATtagaatttattaataaaattaggatTCATGGATATCTAACTAGAAACCTTAAACTCTAGGCTATACAGTTAAATCTTCATTTATAATTGAATATTCACCTTTTTCCCGTCACATGGACTGAAGTTCGAGGCAGAAGTGTCCATGGATTTGTTTATGTCATTATTGCCATTTCATGGATGAGAACAGGTTTTTCCTTCTCCTGATAAACATTGATGGAGGtgaaattagtttttttttttcttcaaacacAAAATGAATTAGCAATGGGTTATGTGAAATAAGTTAACAGCTAGCGTGTTCATGCATTTTGCAAACCATTTTAATTGTCCAAGATTGTTGAATATGCCTTAAACTGCTAAATATCAAAGTGTTAGTCAAGTACTATCGTCATGAAATATTTGCTTATAGTATTTGGCTTCAGTTTTTTTCTGTGCTCTTCACTTGTTAGGTTGttgtattataaaatatatagaaaTTTCAGTATTGAGTAGCTAATTATGATAGAAGGTCTGAATATCAGcctattttctttttaatttttaagtgaGCAAACAACATCTTAATTTTATGCAACTGCTATTATATTTTTCTGTCTCATGATATATTCTAGGCTACCTTTGGTCCATTATACGATGACTTATCCTTTGGCCCAAGCACATTACCCCCAGCAATTTTTTGGCAGTTTGCTCATGCATACTTCTAATTTTGTTGTTTTCCATGATTTTCATAAGTTTGTCAATCAAGGATTTCTTATATAATTTTCATGCTAAATGCATGTGTGACATGTTCTCATCAAGTGATGTCTAGTTGCTTCATGTTATGTTCTTCCTCATCCTGATTGATAGGACAACCTGGCACCTAACTTTACTATGACGTGATTTTAATCAGCAACATATATCTGTTATCATTGGAACAGATAATTGGAGCGTGAAGGCCATAAGGAGAAAGACAACAGGCACGGGAAGGATGAGGTATCTTCGTCATCTGCCTCGAAGGTTCAAGAGCAATTTCAGAGAAGGTATTACTCCTTTATAGGTGCTGCAAAAGATACAATCAGATCATAGAGTTGATTTTGAGCAGCATATATGCGGTCCATTTAGCCTTCGCATATATGGTTGTATAACAAAGGGCCCATGTTTATTTATCTTTTGTATTTACCTGTGAATTTCTTTTGCCCACTTGCTGCTTCAGGGCATTGTTCAATTCTTTTGTGATTTCCTCATATTGCTGTTGTTTGTGTGATCACTGGCTATGTTCGTGCAGAAACTTTAGTATCAACTTTTGAACGTTTTGGTTTCattttttcctaatcatatttttattaatcatctGGGTTGTTATCTTTCAGGAACTCAAGCAACTCCAAGGAAGAAGACTGCAGCAGGGCAGCTCTTTAAGCTTGCTTCCATTTGGATCACAGGCACCAAGAAGCATTTTAAGCAGTTCCATTTTTTACCTTTGTTTTTTTGAATCTGGTCAATTTAGGTTGCAGCAAATTTCTACTATTGAAAATTGAAGGATATAATTTTTCACATGCTTAATTTTGTCAAGACCATTTGGTTATCCGAAGGAACCATCCACTTCTTGCCACTTGCTAACTTTTGAGTCAATTAAATGGAGCTTGAGGGGCTATGTCTTCTGCTTGGTCGGATTTTTATCCACTATTTTCTATCATTGAGTTTCTAGTTTGCTGCTTGATGTTTCTTTTGTTCATATCTGTTGGTTGCCAGGGAGGCTCTGGCTGACAAGCGCAATGGTGCTGGTTCGAGTATGGGCCCATCCATGTGGGCTAAAAACAAGATTAAAGGTCTGCTTTTAGTTTACCCTGTGTATGATAGGTTGCCGGGACCATAACTAGTAATGACCTGCCTTTTTTATGCCTTTAAACTATTTGTTTCAGTAAAATAGAAGATTTAGTTGCTGCCTTGAATGGGCTTGCCGCATTCATTTGCTATCTTTTGACGATATGAActttcttgtttgtcttcttcagTCATTTTTGGTCATGTAGACTTCCATCTTTTGCATTTCTTATGCTTGAAGTTAAACTTGTTCAGGTGCTTGCGAATTCTATCATCCTCCCCTGCTAATAGGCTCTGGCAAAATGCTGGTAATCAGTTTAATTAGCGGTCGGCACAATGAAGGATAAATAGCGGGAGATGAGATGATGCAATTTTGTGCAGGCGCCATAGAAGTGTCCAAATGTACCTGTGATTATGCTTATACAATTTCCTATTAGATAGACTGAGATATGGGTATCATGCTTATACAATTTCCAGTTAAGAGTGAGATATAAATATCTTGTACACATTGAATTTAATTTTAGTGCTTTTGCAACGAGCAAAAGGAGGTAAAAGAcaaatgattttttctttttttctggtgGAAAGGAGAAGCTTTATTCATGCAAGTCCAAAGATGCAGAAAAGTAAACCCACCAGGTTGCAAGATACACAAAAGAGCAACCCTGAGACCGGTACAAAAGAATAGGAGTAGGtatacaaaaatagataattggGTAACATAGTTAGGAGCAGAAAGATGAAAGCAAGCATATACAAAATAACATATGTAACATAGTAAGCCAAAAACTGAACGGTTGAGGGAAGCAGCCGGTGAGAGCAGGTTGCATGAGAATTGTTGAGGAAGTGGAGGTGACAGCAACAAACGAAATAACAGAGGCAGCTCGAGGAAGAAATGTATATTGTATATTGGCCCTGAATTGCGCCTGAAAAGTATGTATTGACAAAGAGCACATATAGTAGTAACATCCTTGGGAGTATAAGAACCATATAAGAGTAGTCATGAAGATGAAACCATCAGATCGTTGATGAAGCCAATAAAACTGAATATTTGATGCAGTCCAGCAACCGTCCATGGGAGATAGTATCAAAGGATTAACATACCCTTCAGGTGAACCAGAGAGGAAGAAACCAATGCCACAAGAGAGCAAGTTTATAATAGCCCCATATCCTGGAGGCCATGGTGGAAATGACAGTCCGTTGGCAGAGAGAACTAACATATGGACATCCCGTTGGAGGAAGCAGAAACTAAAGGAGATTACAAAGGCCCAAAAAGGTTGACAACAAGTAAACGGCACACAATTGAAACAGTGACATAAGACAACAGTGACAAGCGTACCAGAATAAAGAACATAGTTGAAACAGTCGAGAAGATGAATCCCTACAAAAACGAAAGAAAATGAAGTTAGAGTAAACATTTTCCTTTTCCTGTTGTTTTTTCCttgttttatcttttttcttttattttccatCCTTTCCATGAATCTGAAACTTTTTTTCacgttcttttattttttgttttttccaTGAACTACTACTTTTAAGATTTTCTTGAATCCACTCTTGAACTTGTTGGTGGCCACTCTGACAATTCATAACATACATGTGCGAGGCTTGAAATAAAAAGAACTCGGTAAAAACCTCAAAAGAGATCAACTTGTATAGAATAAAATACAGCCAAGGAACATGTGTAGTGGATTGTATGGTATTGTTGTAAACTCCATATAGGAAGACTAAGCAAATGAGTGCGGAACCATTGGAAAACAGTTGAAACAGTTAAGAAAATGAAATCTTTGCAAAAACAAGTTAGAGTAGTCATttactttttccttttttttttttttgttttttcctttttccttttgttGTTCCTTCTCTTCATGAATCTCAAACTTTTTTTCGTTTCATTTATATTTGCTTTTTTCCTTGAACCACTCCTTTTCAGAGTTTTTTGAATCCACTCTTGGACTTATCGTTGGCCAGTCTAACAATTCATAACCCTTGCAATTTGCATCCATGAAAATTATTATGGATAACTTCGTACTGAGCGATAGTTGACTCGCTTTTTCCCACTGGCAAACAAGTGAGACTTGTGGGCTTCGTCTAGTTAGTTGGGAAGTAAAGACCTAGTCCAAGTAATGGTTCTTGCAACCCGTAGTCCCTTGGCTCCTTCGTGTGTTCTCATGGGTGTTTAATTGCAGGTGATCAGACGCATTAATCATTAATCTACAGAGTGCTGCTTCCCACCACCACTCCCTTTCTGCCGAGAGCAACAGTTCCATGGCGATTGATGCGGTATGTCCCCAAGTGCCAGTCCATCAATAACCACACTTGGGGAGTAAATGGTGTGGCGAAGTTTTACCAGTCCATGCACCTTCCATCCCACAAATCCACAGTTGGATCGTGTAACAACCACTTCAAGATCTGCTCAGGTAATCAAGGAAAAGTTCAGAGTGCTTTGAGAACTGCGCATGGTGCGATCCAACTGTTgcagaagaagatcaatcattctttcctgCAGAAGACACAAGTGAAGCTTTTTTGGAACCATATAAAATCTTTTCAAGCGGCGAACTGGACTGCATTTGATTATTATTTTGGTTTTGATATCACAAGATAACTACCACGTCTCTGTCTGTCTTGATCTCTAATAACCAAGTCTTCTTGTGCAAACGGGTACCTGAGAAGGCATCAAAACCCGGGAAACGGTTTGTTGATGTTCAATCAGTTTGAGATCAATTCAATTGAGTAGGTGTGGAAGAAAGATGATCGAACACTCCTAGAGATCAAGCGGTGAAGGATTTATCTTTACTACGACAGATTGACAACGTCAAGAACTTTCTTAGAAAAAGATTGACAATGATGGTCATACAAGGAATCTCAGATATTATGAAGCATAGCCATTTTTTGGTAGATGTCAATTACGTAGCCATTAAAAGCAATTACCTGCCGATGGCATACTAATGGCCATCAGTACTGATGCTTGATGTAGAAGACAAACTTTATGATCGGAGGACGACAGTGATTGATGATTCCTAAAAGCCAAACAGGATAGCCATCCAATAAATTGACCATCTAATCCATCGCAACAAGAAATAGAGGCCTCAGTGTCGATCTCGTTCCTGAAGTATATTTTAACAAATTATCATTAACATTATTATCATCATTAGAAACTGTTGTTGTTACTTTACAGGAGAAAGAttaaaatcaactagatgtcACTGCATACATATTAGCTCTAATTCTGGAGCTCGGCTTAGAAGACTAATGAGACATAAATCCCATCAACTTCCCTGCCTTGGTTAGCTAGCAAATCCTGCATAAACACCATCCACTGTTTTGGGTGACTTAAACTCATAATTCTCTACAAGACTACAACTCTCACCCTAGCATGAACATCATGATGGATTTAAGCATTTAAAAGTTATACACCAACAGTATTTCATGCAAAATTCGCCATATTTATCCATCCCAAACATCACTTGTTTGTGGATTGCACAAACTCCGATCTTACATCTAGATAAGTAGTTTGGGATTTAATCCAAAAGACGCATGAAGAAtaaattcaagatctaatccaGTATTGAAACGTTGTATGTTCTATCTGATTCATCCTAATACCAAGCATTAATTCACCAAAAATAAAGCATGATAAAGCCCTCTTTTCTTGTAGttgcatgcaaaaaatttaggatTTCAGAAGATTGATACTACAACTCATGCATCTCTTGTTTAGATTTCGCCAGTGCAAGGTTGCTCCACTAAATGAATGTCCCATAGACTCTCAAAT from Elaeis guineensis isolate ETL-2024a chromosome 4, EG11, whole genome shotgun sequence includes these protein-coding regions:
- the LOC105044181 gene encoding large ribosomal subunit protein eL37z, which gives rise to MGKGTGSFGKRRNKTHTLCVRCGRRSFHLQKSRCASCGYPAARIRKYNWSVKAIRRKTTGTGRMRYLRHLPRRFKSNFREGTQATPRKKTAAGQLFKLASIWITGTKKHFKQFHFLPLFF